The genomic segment CCATCACCGGATATGGCCACACATGCTGCTGCGTCCAATGCTCCCACTCACGCGGGTATCCCAATGACACCTCAATATGCTTGACGCCATTTACGTTGGTCACCCCTGGCATATGGAGATGTCCATAAATCACAGCTTCTGCGTTATAACGCTCCGCCCACCCCCTGGTATGCCGAGTCCCACACCACAATGCCAATTCCTGCCACCGCATTTGATACGTCGGCTCCACAACAAGAGGCCAGTGATTGATCAAAATAGTTGGCCCGTTAATTTTACTCAACCGTTTGATCGAATACGCCAAGCGATCCCAGCACCACGCACGAATATCCACAAACGGAGCAATGGAAAACTCATCAGTCATCATCACTTGCCGATCACGTGCAGCCTGCACAGCCTGTTCCACGGTGAAACCAGAACGTCGGAAAGAGTAATCATAAAGAGTAAACAACGGCACGATGGTCACCCCACCGAAGGTTAAATACGGATCCTCTGGAGTCAACACATCAATTTTGCGACAGCCTTCAACCAACTCCGAATACTTATCCCTGCCCTGATAACGATCTGCCGAGCGAGAAAACAATTCATGATTACCCGGTACCCAAATAACTTTGGCAAAACGCCTCCGCAGACGCGCCAAAATCTCCAGCACCAACTCTGTCCGCTCTGCAACATCACCTGCCACGATCAACCAATCAGATGGGTCTTTGGGCTGGATATTTTGAATGGGATCTGCATTAGCTTTCACCGCTGCATGGAGGTCAGAAACCGCCCACAGTGTTGTGGTCACCTGTCACCTCCACAAAAGTAGTTGCCAAAACTCTTTATCCATTATGCCTTCAGATGACACCCTATGGTTTTCCACGCGCCGAAACTACTGCGCCCATTTCATAGACCGGAATCTCCAGATCACCGCGAAAAGCCTGATGAGAATGAAAGCTAACAAGCCACACCACACACCGGTAAGCCCTGCATCTAGTGCATAAGAAATCCACACACCTGGCAAAAAACCAACAAGAACAGCGAGGATAGAAGCATTACGTAAAAACACTGCGTCCGCAGCACCTAGCAACACACCATCAATGGCAAAGACAACGCCTCCCAAAATAATCATCGCAATCATGATCCACCACGGTGAACGCATCGTATCTAACACAAATTCATCCTGTGTAAAGATACGAGGGATCCACGAATGCAACAGCACAAACAGCAAACCCAAAACACTCGCGAAAA from the Corynebacterium crudilactis genome contains:
- a CDS encoding metallophosphoesterase family protein; this encodes MTTTLWAVSDLHAAVKANADPIQNIQPKDPSDWLIVAGDVAERTELVLEILARLRRRFAKVIWVPGNHELFSRSADRYQGRDKYSELVEGCRKIDVLTPEDPYLTFGGVTIVPLFTLYDYSFRRSGFTVEQAVQAARDRQVMMTDEFSIAPFVDIRAWCWDRLAYSIKRLSKINGPTILINHWPLVVEPTYQMRWQELALWCGTRHTRGWAERYNAEAVIYGHLHMPGVTNVNGVKHIEVSLGYPREWEHWTQQHVWPYPVMEVDNAG